One Drosophila kikkawai strain 14028-0561.14 chromosome 3L, DkikHiC1v2, whole genome shotgun sequence genomic window carries:
- the LOC108085506 gene encoding microtubule-associated protein RP/EB family member 1-like, which yields MSKTYSVQADNVCFTKHHQGQWSRFQILAWISYELNTHLYKVEDLGTGAAYCCLMDKLFPGTIDMLKVKCLSNQEYEFLANFRLVQNAFDQVKVAAQIPMAQLAKRRLSDNLEFACFFRRLYIRNYEKLIRQGYDPVAARGNQFIGLGSYRSPTRSQVQAMQFHRRDVRVSTNWDIVPRKLKEEVSSKNGEGDQLCVEG from the coding sequence ATGTCAAAAACCTATTCAGTTCAGGCGGACAATGTTTGTTTTACCAAACACCACCAGGGCCAATGGTCACGCTTCCAAATCTTGGCCTGGATCAGCTATGAATTAAACACACATCTATACAAAGTCGAAGATCTTGGCACTGGCGCTGCTTATTGCTGCCTTATGGACAAGCTTTTCCCCGGAACCATAGATATGCTCAAAGTTAAATGCCTATCCAACCAGGAGTACGAATTCTTGGCCAACTTTCGACTTGTACAGAATGCCTTTGACCAGGTCAAGGTGGCAGCACAGATACCGATGGCCCAACTGGCAAAAAGACGCCTGAGCGATAATCTGGAGTTTGCCTGTTTTTTTAGGCGGCTCTACATAAGAAACTATGAGAAGCTTATCCGACAGGGCTACGATCCTGTGGCTGCCCGCGGCAACCAGTTCATCGGGTTGGGTTCTTACCGATCTCCTACAAGGAGCCAGGTTCAGGCTATGCAGTTTCATCGAAGGGATGTCAGGGTCTCCACTAATTGGGATATAGTTCCGCGCAAGCTGAAAGAAGAGGTTTCATCTAAGAACGGTGAAGGTGACCAGCTCTGTGTGGAAGGATAA